In one Butyrivibrio proteoclasticus B316 genomic region, the following are encoded:
- a CDS encoding IS110 family RNA-guided transposase — protein sequence MNNITVYVGMDVHKESFTLCDYLIETEKASHTRRTHADYKEVLKYLEFLRTIYGNDTNFICGYEAGCLGYTLYHQLTNHNVNCVILAPTTMLEPRSGKRIKTDKRDAELIGKCLAQHNYSPVHVPTSTDEETKEFLRMRDDHKLALKKVKQQILSFCLRHDYRYEGKSHWTEAHVNWLKSLKPEALYKEILDEYLLTYINLRDKLERLDKRIEELALKDEYREPVKKLCCFIGVQTHTALSVLVEVGDFKRFASANQFAAYLGLVPGEESSGDEKSRLGITKAGNRHVRQLLIESSQSYSKGQIGHKSKALKSRQIGNSPQVIAYADKANERLRRKFYKMVLGKSKKHNVAKTAIARELACFMWGMITDNIA from the coding sequence ATGAATAATATCACAGTTTACGTAGGAATGGATGTACATAAGGAAAGTTTTACTCTCTGCGATTATTTAATCGAAACAGAGAAGGCGTCTCATACAAGGCGCACCCACGCTGATTACAAGGAAGTCCTAAAATATCTGGAATTCCTTAGAACCATCTACGGAAATGATACAAACTTTATATGCGGTTATGAAGCCGGATGTCTCGGCTATACTTTATATCATCAGTTAACTAATCATAACGTTAACTGTGTGATACTTGCACCAACCACTATGCTTGAACCGCGTAGTGGCAAAAGAATTAAAACTGATAAACGTGATGCTGAATTGATTGGCAAATGTCTGGCTCAGCACAATTACAGTCCTGTTCATGTTCCTACTTCTACAGATGAAGAAACAAAAGAGTTTCTCCGTATGAGAGATGATCATAAGCTTGCACTCAAGAAAGTGAAGCAACAAATACTTTCGTTTTGTCTTCGCCACGACTATCGCTATGAAGGAAAAAGTCACTGGACAGAAGCTCATGTGAACTGGTTAAAATCATTAAAGCCTGAGGCACTGTATAAAGAAATACTCGATGAATATCTGCTGACCTACATAAACTTGAGAGATAAGCTTGAACGTTTAGACAAGCGAATAGAAGAACTTGCTTTAAAAGATGAATACAGAGAGCCTGTTAAAAAACTCTGCTGTTTCATCGGGGTTCAAACTCACACAGCACTATCTGTATTGGTTGAAGTAGGTGATTTCAAACGTTTTGCATCAGCCAATCAGTTTGCTGCATATCTTGGACTTGTGCCTGGTGAAGAATCCAGTGGTGATGAAAAGTCAAGGCTTGGAATCACAAAAGCCGGAAATCGTCATGTTAGACAGCTTCTTATAGAATCATCCCAGTCATACAGCAAAGGACAAATCGGACATAAATCAAAAGCACTTAAATCCCGTCAGATTGGCAACTCACCTCAAGTCATTGCATATGCTGATAAAGCTAATGAAAGGCTAAGACGCAAGTTTTACAAAATGGTTCTTGGTAAAAGCAAGAAACACAATGTGGCTAAAACTGCAATAGCAAGAGAACTTGCCTGCTTCATGTGGGGCATGATAACCGATAATATAGCATGA